A stretch of Ferribacterium limneticum DNA encodes these proteins:
- a CDS encoding DsbE family thiol:disulfide interchange protein: MNRYYWILGAFAALVALLAIGLNLNPRDVPSPLVGKPAPAFNLTILATPDKTLAPKDMQGKVWLLNVWSSWCVSCRAEHPVLVEFSKKVDVPLIGLNYKEVRGDGGFDMSKMPADEEKKLAFQRANKWLADHGDPYKLTVMDLDGRVGIDYGVYGVPETYVIDKAGVIRMKHTGPISPDVLAKKIMPLLAELNK, encoded by the coding sequence ATGAACCGTTATTACTGGATCCTCGGCGCTTTCGCCGCGCTCGTCGCCCTGCTTGCCATCGGCCTCAATCTCAACCCGCGTGATGTCCCGTCGCCGCTGGTCGGCAAGCCGGCGCCGGCCTTCAATCTGACCATCCTGGCCACGCCCGACAAGACACTGGCGCCCAAGGACATGCAGGGCAAGGTCTGGCTGCTCAACGTCTGGTCGTCGTGGTGCGTTTCGTGTCGCGCCGAACACCCGGTGCTGGTCGAGTTCTCGAAGAAAGTCGATGTGCCGCTAATCGGCCTCAACTACAAGGAAGTGCGCGGCGACGGTGGCTTCGACATGAGCAAGATGCCGGCCGATGAAGAGAAGAAGCTGGCCTTCCAGCGTGCCAACAAATGGCTGGCCGACCACGGTGATCCGTACAAGCTGACGGTCATGGACCTCGATGGTCGCGTCGGCATCGACTACGGCGTCTACGGCGTGCCGGAAACCTACGTCATCGACAAGGCCGGCGTCATCCGCATGAAGCACACCGGCCCGATTTCGCCGGACGTCCTGGCCAAGAAGATCATGCCGCTGCTCGCCGAGTTGAACAAATGA
- a CDS encoding cytochrome c-type biogenesis protein — protein MKFRTLIVVFFFSSFLGSSLAIADSATEAAVAADPVAEKRLQKLSEELRCLVCQNQTIADSNAELAQDLRREVRTMIKDGKTDKEIVDFMVVRYGDFVLYRPPVKGITLLLWGGPVALMLLGLFILVRYLRRRSTRINAEDQPLSADDASRADALLKEIDQK, from the coding sequence ATGAAGTTTCGTACCCTGATTGTCGTTTTCTTTTTTTCGTCTTTTCTCGGGTCGTCCTTAGCTATTGCCGATTCGGCGACTGAAGCGGCGGTGGCCGCCGACCCGGTCGCCGAAAAACGCCTGCAGAAGCTCTCCGAAGAACTGCGCTGCCTGGTCTGCCAGAACCAGACCATCGCCGACTCCAACGCCGAACTGGCGCAGGATCTGCGCCGCGAAGTCCGCACCATGATCAAGGATGGCAAGACCGACAAGGAAATCGTCGATTTCATGGTCGTCCGCTACGGTGATTTCGTGCTTTACCGCCCGCCAGTCAAGGGCATCACGCTGTTGCTCTGGGGCGGCCCGGTCGCCCTGATGCTGCTCGGCCTGTTCATCCTCGTGCGCTACCTGCGCCGCCGCTCCACCCGTATCAACGCCGAAGACCAGCCGCTGTCGGCTGACGACGCCAGCCGCGCCGATGCGCTGCTCAAGGAAATCGACCAGAAATGA
- the ccmI gene encoding c-type cytochrome biogenesis protein CcmI: MTQFAIFATLLIVVVAAFILPPLWLGLRAPKPKTDRKEANLAIFRDQLAELEHESTEGSLAAADFEQAKRELQRRLLEEVEPSAADGVAATHGPSRKTAIAILLLLPILGLLGYGMLGNPKALDPTQTAAPQQMTPEKINEMVASLAAKMKANPDDMQGWLMLARSYKSLGRYDEAVEAFAKAEKAIDKDPDQLAAYAETVAMANGKGLKGKPAQLVEKALKVDPKHGHSLFLAGAAAMESGDNKKGIAYWEALLEQVEPGSEIDQMLRSGIEKMKAGK, encoded by the coding sequence ATGACCCAGTTCGCCATCTTTGCCACCCTGTTGATCGTGGTGGTTGCCGCCTTCATTTTGCCGCCGCTGTGGCTCGGCCTGCGCGCCCCCAAGCCGAAAACCGACCGCAAGGAAGCCAATCTCGCCATCTTCCGTGACCAGCTGGCCGAACTTGAGCATGAAAGCACCGAAGGCTCGCTAGCCGCCGCCGATTTCGAGCAGGCCAAGCGCGAACTGCAACGTCGCCTGCTCGAAGAAGTCGAGCCCTCCGCTGCCGATGGCGTGGCTGCCACGCATGGCCCGAGCCGCAAGACGGCTATCGCCATCCTGCTCCTGCTGCCTATCCTTGGTCTGCTCGGCTACGGCATGCTGGGCAATCCGAAAGCCCTGGACCCGACGCAAACCGCTGCTCCGCAGCAGATGACGCCGGAAAAGATCAACGAAATGGTCGCCAGCCTGGCCGCCAAGATGAAAGCCAATCCGGATGACATGCAGGGCTGGTTGATGCTCGCCCGGTCCTACAAATCGCTGGGACGTTACGACGAAGCGGTGGAAGCCTTTGCCAAGGCCGAGAAAGCCATCGACAAGGATCCGGATCAACTGGCCGCCTACGCTGAAACCGTGGCCATGGCCAACGGCAAGGGGCTGAAGGGCAAGCCGGCACAACTGGTCGAAAAAGCCTTGAAGGTCGATCCCAAGCACGGCCACAGCCTGTTCCTGGCCGGCGCCGCCGCGATGGAGTCTGGCGATAACAAGAAGGGCATCGCTTATTGGGAAGCCCTGCTGGAGCAGGTCGAGCCCGGTTCGGAAATCGATCAGATGCTGCGCAGCGGCATCGAAAAGATGAAGGCCGGCAAGTAG
- the napF gene encoding ferredoxin-type protein NapF translates to MVDLSRRGFFRGRPRPRAEIRPPWALPEAAFIDHCTRCNDCLKACPTQILVVGDGAYPTVDFSLGECTFCGDCVTSCQPKALARLEPEQAAWAYKAMIGEDCLPRQGVECRVCGDFCDDRAIRFPPRLGGSPLPEIDAEKCTGCGACVAPCPVVTISVR, encoded by the coding sequence GTGGTCGATCTCTCCCGGCGCGGCTTCTTTCGCGGTCGACCGCGCCCCAGAGCCGAAATCCGGCCGCCCTGGGCGCTGCCGGAAGCTGCTTTCATCGACCACTGCACCCGTTGCAACGACTGCCTGAAAGCCTGCCCGACGCAGATTCTCGTCGTCGGCGATGGCGCTTACCCAACCGTTGATTTCAGCCTCGGTGAATGCACGTTTTGTGGCGACTGCGTCACCAGTTGCCAGCCCAAGGCCTTGGCCCGCCTTGAACCGGAACAAGCCGCCTGGGCCTACAAAGCCATGATTGGCGAAGACTGCCTGCCCCGTCAGGGCGTCGAATGCCGGGTCTGCGGCGACTTCTGCGATGACCGCGCCATCCGCTTTCCGCCGCGGCTCGGTGGCAGTCCGCTGCCGGAAATCGATGCCGAAAAATGCACCGGCTGCGGCGCCTGTGTAGCCCCCTGCCCGGTCGTCACCATTAGCGTTCGCTAA
- a CDS encoding acetyl-CoA carboxylase biotin carboxylase subunit yields MFTKILIANRGEIACRVIKTARKMGIKTVAVYSEADKDALFVDMADEAVCIGPAASKESYLVADKIIAACKQTGAQAVHPGYGFLSENAAFSRRLEEEGIKFIGPKHYSIAKMGDKIESKKLAIEAKVNTIPGYNDAIAGPDEAVKIAQGIGYPVMIKASAGGGGKGLRVAYNDAEAHEGFSSCVNEARNSFGDDRVFIEKYVLEPRHIEIQLLGDSHGNYVYLNERDCSIQRRHQKVIEEAPSPFVDAEMRKAMGEQAVALARAVNYESAGTVEFVVSGATKEFYFLEMNTRLQVEHPVTELITGLDLVEQMIRVAYGEKLPLTQADVKIDGWAMECRINAEDPFRGFLPSTGRLVKFQPPKEVPGHVRVDTGVYDGGEISMFYDSMIAKLIVHGATREQAISRMRDALNGFVIRGISSNIPFQAALMQHPVFHSGIFDTGFIPKHYPTGFDASMVPHDDPALLVSVAAYVYRAFTDRSASITGQLQGHERLVSDKWCVVRLNPNGNENHMVIARPVPGGYHVEYKGEQYEILSDWKLGESLFNGTCNGEEFTLQVERHKTRYSLFHWGTRADFMVMSARAAELLALMPEKQAPDLSKFLMSPMPGLLREVAVTVGQEVKAGEKLAVIEAMKMENILKADQDCKVKKISAAAGESLSVDQIIIEFE; encoded by the coding sequence ATGTTTACTAAAATTCTGATCGCAAACCGCGGCGAAATTGCCTGCCGCGTCATCAAGACCGCCCGCAAGATGGGCATCAAGACCGTCGCCGTCTATTCCGAAGCCGACAAGGACGCCTTGTTTGTCGACATGGCCGACGAAGCCGTCTGCATCGGTCCGGCTGCCTCGAAAGAGTCCTATCTGGTTGCCGACAAGATCATCGCTGCCTGCAAGCAGACCGGTGCTCAGGCCGTCCATCCGGGCTACGGCTTCCTGTCGGAAAACGCCGCGTTCTCGCGTCGTCTGGAAGAAGAAGGCATCAAGTTCATCGGTCCGAAGCACTACTCCATCGCCAAGATGGGCGACAAGATCGAGTCCAAGAAGCTGGCCATCGAAGCCAAGGTCAATACCATCCCGGGTTACAACGACGCTATCGCCGGTCCCGACGAAGCCGTCAAGATCGCCCAGGGTATCGGCTATCCGGTCATGATCAAGGCCTCCGCCGGCGGCGGCGGCAAGGGCCTGCGCGTTGCCTACAACGATGCCGAGGCGCACGAAGGTTTCTCGTCCTGCGTCAACGAAGCTCGCAACTCCTTCGGCGACGACCGCGTCTTCATCGAAAAGTACGTTCTCGAGCCGCGCCACATCGAAATCCAGTTGCTGGGCGACTCGCACGGCAATTATGTTTACCTGAATGAGCGCGATTGCTCGATCCAGCGTCGTCACCAGAAGGTGATCGAAGAGGCGCCGAGCCCCTTCGTCGATGCCGAGATGCGCAAGGCGATGGGCGAACAGGCCGTGGCCCTGGCCCGTGCGGTGAACTACGAATCGGCCGGTACGGTTGAATTCGTCGTCTCCGGTGCGACCAAGGAGTTCTACTTCCTGGAAATGAACACCCGCCTGCAGGTGGAACACCCGGTTACTGAACTGATCACCGGCCTCGACCTGGTCGAGCAGATGATTCGCGTTGCCTACGGCGAAAAGCTGCCGCTGACCCAGGCCGACGTGAAGATCGACGGCTGGGCCATGGAATGCCGGATCAACGCCGAAGACCCGTTCCGCGGCTTCCTGCCCTCCACCGGTCGCCTGGTCAAGTTCCAGCCGCCGAAGGAAGTGCCGGGCCACGTGCGCGTCGATACCGGCGTTTACGATGGTGGCGAGATTTCGATGTTCTACGACTCGATGATCGCCAAGCTGATCGTGCATGGTGCCACCCGCGAGCAGGCCATCTCCCGCATGCGCGATGCGCTGAACGGCTTCGTCATTCGCGGCATTTCCTCGAACATCCCGTTCCAGGCCGCGCTGATGCAGCATCCGGTTTTCCATTCTGGCATCTTCGATACCGGCTTCATCCCCAAGCACTACCCGACGGGCTTCGATGCCTCGATGGTGCCGCACGACGATCCGGCGCTGCTGGTCTCGGTCGCTGCCTACGTCTATCGTGCCTTTACCGACCGCTCTGCCTCGATTACCGGTCAGTTGCAGGGCCACGAGCGTCTGGTTAGTGACAAGTGGTGCGTCGTTCGCCTGAACCCGAATGGCAACGAGAATCACATGGTGATCGCCCGTCCGGTTCCCGGCGGTTACCACGTCGAGTACAAGGGCGAGCAGTACGAAATCCTGTCCGACTGGAAGCTGGGTGAGTCGCTGTTCAACGGCACTTGCAACGGTGAGGAATTCACGCTGCAGGTCGAGCGTCACAAGACTCGCTACAGCCTGTTCCACTGGGGTACCCGTGCCGATTTCATGGTGATGAGCGCCCGTGCTGCTGAACTGCTGGCCCTGATGCCTGAAAAGCAGGCACCAGACCTTTCCAAGTTCCTGATGTCGCCGATGCCCGGCCTGCTGCGCGAAGTGGCGGTTACGGTCGGTCAGGAAGTGAAGGCGGGCGAGAAGCTGGCGGTCATCGAAGCCATGAAGATGGAAAACATCCTCAAGGCCGACCAGGACTGCAAGGTCAAGAAAATCTCTGCTGCCGCTGGCGAGAGCCTGTCGGTCGATCAGATCATCATCGAATTCGAGTGA
- a CDS encoding acyl-CoA carboxylase subunit beta, with the protein MHDIIRQLEKKREMARLGGGQKRIDSQHKKGKLTARERLELLLDPDSFEEWDMFKEHRCVDFGMDQAEKTPGDGVVVGYGTINGRLVFVFSQDFTVFGGSLSETHAEKICKVMDQAMKVGAPVIGLNDSGGARIQEGVASLGGYADVFQRNVMASGVVPQISMIMGPCAGGAVYSPSMTDFIFMVKDSSYMFVTGPEVVKTVTHEDVTAEELGGAVTHTTKSGVADLAFENDVEALSMLRRFMNFVPSNNKEKPPVTPTNDPVDRMDYSLDTLVPDSANKAYDMKELLVKVVDDNDFFELQADYAKNIIIGFGRMDGHPVGIVANQPLVLAGCLDIKSSIKAARFVRFCDAFNIPVVTFVDVPGFMPGTTQEYGGIIKHGAKLLYAYAECTVPKVTIITRKAYGGAYDVMSSKHLRGDVNLAWPSAEIAVMGPKGAVEIIFREEKSDVAKLAEREAEYKEKFANPFVAGARGFIDDVIMPHATRKRIARSLAMLRDKKLDNPWRKHGNIPL; encoded by the coding sequence ATGCACGACATCATCCGTCAGCTGGAAAAAAAGCGCGAAATGGCCCGCCTCGGCGGTGGCCAGAAGCGTATCGACAGCCAGCACAAGAAGGGCAAACTGACCGCCCGCGAACGTCTTGAGCTGTTGCTCGACCCGGATTCCTTCGAGGAATGGGACATGTTCAAGGAACACCGTTGCGTCGATTTCGGCATGGATCAGGCCGAAAAGACCCCCGGTGACGGCGTTGTGGTCGGCTACGGCACTATCAACGGCCGTCTGGTCTTTGTCTTCTCGCAGGATTTCACCGTCTTCGGCGGCTCGCTGTCCGAAACTCATGCCGAGAAGATCTGCAAGGTTATGGATCAGGCAATGAAGGTCGGCGCCCCGGTGATCGGCCTCAACGACTCGGGCGGCGCCCGTATCCAGGAAGGCGTTGCCTCCCTGGGTGGTTATGCCGACGTGTTCCAGCGCAACGTGATGGCCTCCGGCGTCGTGCCGCAGATCTCGATGATCATGGGCCCCTGCGCCGGTGGTGCGGTTTACTCGCCGTCGATGACTGACTTCATCTTCATGGTCAAGGATTCTTCCTACATGTTCGTGACCGGTCCGGAAGTCGTCAAGACCGTGACCCACGAGGACGTGACCGCCGAGGAACTGGGCGGCGCCGTGACCCACACGACCAAGTCCGGCGTTGCAGACCTGGCCTTCGAGAATGATGTCGAAGCCCTGTCCATGCTGCGTCGCTTCATGAACTTCGTGCCTTCGAACAACAAGGAAAAGCCGCCGGTCACCCCGACCAACGACCCGGTTGATCGCATGGATTATTCGCTCGACACCCTCGTGCCGGACAGCGCCAACAAGGCGTACGACATGAAGGAATTGCTGGTCAAGGTCGTCGATGACAACGACTTTTTCGAACTGCAGGCTGACTACGCCAAGAACATCATCATCGGTTTCGGTCGCATGGATGGTCACCCGGTTGGTATCGTCGCCAATCAGCCGCTGGTGCTGGCCGGCTGCCTGGACATCAAGTCCTCGATCAAGGCGGCCCGTTTCGTTCGTTTCTGCGATGCCTTCAATATTCCGGTCGTGACCTTCGTCGACGTGCCGGGCTTCATGCCGGGTACGACGCAGGAATACGGCGGCATCATCAAGCACGGCGCTAAGCTGCTCTACGCCTACGCCGAATGTACCGTGCCGAAGGTCACCATCATCACCCGCAAGGCTTACGGTGGCGCCTATGACGTGATGTCCTCCAAGCACCTGCGCGGTGACGTCAATCTGGCCTGGCCGTCGGCTGAAATTGCCGTTATGGGTCCGAAGGGCGCCGTCGAAATCATTTTCCGCGAGGAAAAGAGCGATGTTGCCAAGCTGGCCGAGCGTGAAGCCGAGTACAAGGAAAAGTTCGCCAATCCGTTCGTGGCTGGTGCGCGTGGCTTCATCGACGACGTCATCATGCCGCATGCCACCCGCAAGCGCATCGCCCGTTCGCTGGCCATGCTGCGCGACAAGAAACTCGACAACCCCTGGCGCAAGCACGGCAACATTCCTCTCTAA